From Glycine max cultivar Williams 82 chromosome 11, Glycine_max_v4.0, whole genome shotgun sequence, the proteins below share one genomic window:
- the BZIP28 gene encoding bZIP transcription factor bZIP28 isoform X1 has translation MGENEEATTTDMLQRLHFLKQPLNMEQLSIPQFNPSQMRARHHHQNQNQFDGGNSNKRAGIPPSHPHQIPPISPYSQIPLSRQHSNINSNSNISPTPTHTRSLSQPSFFSLDSLPPLSPSPFRDSSSTSVSEAADVSMEDRDVSSHSLLPPSPFSRTLNTNNSNLPLPPRKAHRRSNSDIPFGFSTVLQSSPPLIPLRNPVSAKPAQLVKRETPWDRVVEHNTNTNNNNNVEGSGEKKSPEGEVVDDLFSAYMNLDSFDALNSSGTDDKNGGENRDDLDSRASGTKTNGGDSSDNEAESSVNESGHGGSEKREGMKRSAGGEIAPTTRHYRSVSMDSFIGKLNFGDESPKLPPSPGQRGGLMSPAGGIDGNSAAFSLEFGNGEFSGPELKKIMANEKLAEIALTDPKRAKRILANRQSAARSKERKMRYISELEHKVQTLQTEATTLSAQLTLLQRDSAGLTNQNSELKFRLQSMEQQAKLRDALNEALTAEVQRLKIATAELSSDSHGSSCLIPQHSVNPLMFQQQPPSASQQNIHLQQQQHRQNGNANSNSDLKQ, from the exons AtgggagaaaatgaagaagctaCGACGACTGACATGTTGCAGAGGCTTCACTTTCTGAAGCAGCCGTTAAACATGGAGCAACTTAGCATCCCGCAATTCAACCCCTCGCAAATGCGCGCGAggcatcatcatcagaatcagaaccAGTTCGACGGTGGGAACAGTAACAAGCGCGCCGGTATACCACCCTCGCACCCACACCAGATCCCACCCATTTCGCCGTACTCTCAGATCCCATTGTCGCGTCAGCACAGCAACATCAACAGCAACAGCAACATTTCCCCTACACCCACCCACACCCGATCACTCTCGCAGCCCTCGTTTTTCTCCCTCGACTCCCTCCCTCCACTTAGCCCCTCTCCCTTCCGTGACTCCTCCTCGACTTCCGTGTCCGAAGCTGCTGACGTGTCCATGGAAGATCGCGACGTGAGTTCTCATTCCCTGTTGCCACCCTCACCTTTCTCCAGAACACTCAACACCAACAACAGTAATTTACCATTACCTCCTCGGAAAGCGCATAGACGCTCTAACAGTGATATTCCGTTTGGGTTTTCCACCGTTTTGCAATCTTCTCCGCCGCTTATCCCTCTTCGGAACCCCGTTTCAGCGAAACCTGCTCAGTTGGTGAAACGGGAAACACCGTGGGACAGGGTTGTTGAGCAtaatactaatactaataataataataatgtagaGGGATCCGGGGAGAAGAAATCTCCTGAAGGGGAAGTGGTGGATGATCTTTTCTCTGCTTACATGAATTTGGATAGCTTTGATGCTTTGAACTCTTCTGGAACCGATGATAAAAATGGAGGCGAAAATCGCGATGATTTGGATAGTAGAGCCAGTGGAACTAAGACCAATGGTGGAGACAGTAGTGATAATGAAGCTGAGAGTAGTGTTAATGAGAGTGGGCATGGAGGGAGTGAGAAGAGGGAAGGGATGAAAAGGAGTGCTGGGGGTGAGATTGCACCAACTACAAGGCACTATAGGAGTGTCTCCATGGATAGTTTCATTGGGAAGTTGAATTTCGGTGACGAGTCGCCGAAGCTGCCTCCTTCGCCGGGGCAGAGAGGTGGTTTGATGTCGCCTGCGGGTGGAATTGATGGGAATTCGGCGGCCTTCAGCTTGGAGTTTGGAAATGGGGAGTTTAGTGGGCCTGAATTGAAGAAAATTATGGCCAATGAAAAGCTTGCGGAGATTGCCTTGACCGATCCAAAGCGTGCGAAAAG GATTTTGGCCAACCGGCAATCGGCTGCGCGATCCAAAGAGCGAAAGATGCGGTACATTTCGGAGCTAGAACACAAGGTTCAGACTCTACAGACAGAAGCCACCACACTATCTGCACAGCTTACTCTGTTACAG AGAGATTCTGCTGGACTCACTAACCAGAATAGCGAGTTGAAGTTTCGCCTTCAATCTATGGAACAGCAAGCAAAGCTCCGAGATG CTCTAAATGAGGCTCTTACTGCTGAAGTTCAAAGATTAAAGATTGCTACAGCTGAACTAAGTAGCGATTCGCATGGTTCTAGCTGTTTGATTCCTCAACATTCTGTCAACCCTCTGATGTTCCAGCAGCAGCCTCCTTCTGCATCCCAACAAAACATTCATCTTCAACAGCAGCAGCACCGCCAGAATGGTAATGCCAACTCAAATTCTGACTTAAAACAATAG